GCATCATGTTAATTTCACCAAAGCTCTGGTTGAACAGGCCTTTGAAAATCAGAATCGAGATAAACGACGGTACGGCGTACGGCAGAATCAGCAGGACGCGGTAAATCGCTTTACCTTTCAGCGACTCCCATTGAACGAGACACGCCAGCACCATCCCGACCGCCACGGTCAGCAGAACGGTGAGCACCGAGAACACCACGGTCCAGACGAAGATAGCGAAGAACGGCTTCTGAATCCCTTCGTCAGTGAAGACGCGGGTAAAGTTATCCCAGCCGATGGTCACGGTGTAGCCCGGACTGAGCTTTTCGTCGCCCCAGTTACCGTCTGCATTGATGGACTGGTAGTAGCCAATGTCGTTATTGGGACGGTATTTCACGCCGCTCTGGTTGTTGGTCAACATGCCGTCATCGGCAAGTGCGTACAGCGGCTGCGTTCCGGAGAACTGACGCAGCGAGCTCATGATCACTTTGCTGTCATCGGGCAGCACAGCGGTAATCTGATTCAGCGCCTGTCGATTCTGGGTGATGATGCGCAGCGTCGCACGCTCACCCTCTGGCAGGGCGTTCGTTTCTTTCAGCGCCAGCTTTTGTTCGCCGCCAAATGTAAAGGCGTCGGAGAGGTAATTCTTACCGGTTTCGCCGTCGGTGAGGGCCAGTTGCCACTCTTCACCTGTCGGATAAAGCCCGAAGTTATAGGTTTTACCCGCCTGATAAGAGCGGTCCATCAGCACCTGTTGGGCGCGTTCGAAAGTGAGCTGGTTGGTGCTGCTGTAGTTGGTAAAGGCGATGGCGATAGTGCAAATCAACGGGAACAGAACGAACAGCCCCATACCCGCCATACCAGGATAAACGTAGCGCCAGGCGTAGGTCTTACGGTTGGCGAAAATGTACAGGCCAGCAGAGCTTAAAATCAGCGTCATGATGGCGAACAGATATTCCCCTTGTGCATACATTAAAACGACAAGGTAACCCACCAGCAGGCCCAGCAGACCGATCGCTGACCATTTCAGCGTGTCACTTTGCCACCAGTGTTTCTTTTTAATGACATCCATGGGGATCTTCCTCTACAACGGTGAAATCTTGTCGTAAATGTGCCTGATGGCGCAGCGCCATCAGGCACATCGACAGCATTACTTGGTGATACGGCCCTGCGCGTCTTTCAGTGCAGCGTCAACCGTCTGGCGACCGCTGGCGGCGTTGATGACCGCCGTACGCACGGCGTACCAGAACGCAGACATCTGCGGGATGTTCGGCATGATTTCGCCTTTCTGGGCGTTATCCATGGTGGCCGCGATGCGCGGGTCTTTCGCTAACTGCTCCTGATAGGATTTCAGCGCTACGGCACCCAGTGGTTTATCCTTGTTCACTTCTTCCAGACCCTGATCGGTCAACAGGTAGTTTTCAAGGAACTCTTTCGCCAGTTCTTTATTCGGGCTGGCGGCGTTAATTCCGGCACTCAGCACGCCCACGAAGGGTTTAGACGGTTTGCCTTTGAAGGTCGGCAGCAGGGTGACGCCGTAGTTCACTTTGCTCTTGTCGATGTTCGACCAGGCCCACGGGCCGTTGATGGTCATCGCCGTATCGCCTTTGTTAAAGGCCGCTTCTGCGATGGAGTAATCGGTATCCGCGTTTATGTGTTTGTTCTTGATGAGGTCAACCAGGAAACCCAGGCCCGCTTTCGCGCCTGCGCTGTCGACGCCCACATCTTTCACATCATACTTGCCGTTTTCAAACTTGAATGCGTAACCGCCATCGGCGGCAATCAGCGGCCAGGTGAAGTACGGTTCTTGCAGGTTGAACATCAGGGCGCTCTTACCTTTCGCCTTCAGCTCTTTATCCAGCGCAGGGATCTCTTCCCAGGTCTTCGGTGGGTTTGGTACCAGGTCTTTGTTGTAAATCAGCGACAGCGCTTCTACCGCAATTGGGTAGGCGATCAGTTTACCGTTGTAACGAACGGCATCCCAGGTGAACGGATAGAGTTTGTCCTGGAACGTTTTTTCCGGGGTGATTTCAGCCAGCAGGCCAGACTGTGCGTAACCGCCAAAACGATCGTGCGCCCAGAAGATGATGTCCGGACCGTCACCGGTTGCCGCGACCTGCGGGAATTTCTCTTCCAGCTTGTCCGGGTGCTCGATGGTCACTTTGATACCGGTGTCTTTCTCGAATTTTTTGCCCACTTCGGCCAGGCCGTTATAGCCTTTATCGCCGTTAATCCAGATAACCAGTTTACCTTCTTCGATTTTGGCCAGAGCCGGTGCGGAAATCATCATTGCTGCGAGGGCGGACAATGCGAAAACGCGTGCGCCAGTCTTGATCTTCATATCTGCCATCCTTTTGGTGATGTGCTCGTGGTATGACTTCAGTGATTCAACGTGACTCAGTCTCCTTATTTGACATCCTCTTTCCATCCTCCTTACCCCTACGCCCCACCCCCTCTTTATGTGATCTCTGTTGCATAAATGTGAGTAATGCGTACTGGCGCACATAAAAACTGACTCATTTTTGCGGGGAGTATCACGAAATTACGCGATATCCCTCGGTCCGGGTCTCAGACTTCCTTCCCTCATCCTCCCGACTCCTCCCCCATGAAAAAGCCGGGGGGTGGAGGATTTACGCACGCGGTGAATCCCGCATAGTCAGGCCATCATGAATGTTGCTGTCAATGACAGGTTGTAACGAAGGGAGAAGGCATGGCGAGCGTACAGCTGCGAAATGTAACGAAAGCCTGGGGTGACGTGGTGGTATCGAAAGATATCAATCTCGACATTCACGAAGGGGAATTCGTGGTGTTTGTTGGACCGTCAGGCTGCGGCAAATCGACCCTGCTCCGTATGATTGCCGGACTTGAAACGATTACCAGCGGAGACCTCTATATAGGGGAAACCCGCATGAACGATATCCCACCCGCAGAGCGTGGCGTCGGTATGGTCTTCCAGTCCTACGCGCTCTACCCCCATTTATCCGTTGCCGAAAATATGTCGTTTGGCCTGAAACTGGCGGGCGCCAAAAAAGAGGTGATGAATCAGCGTGTTAACCAGGTTGCGGAAGTGCTGCAACTGGCGCATCTGCTGGAGCGTAAACCAAAAGCCCTCTCGGGGGGGCAGCGCCAGCGTGTGGCGATTGGTCGTACGCTGGTGGCGGAGCCGCGCGTGTTCCTGCTCGATGAACCTCTTTCTAACCTTGATGCCGCGCTGCGTGTGCAGATGCGTATCGAAATCTCCCGTCTGCATAAACGGCTTGGGCGCACGATGATCTACGTCACCCACGATCAGGTCGAAGCGATGACGCTGGCCGACAAAATCGTGGTGCTGGATGCCGGTCGCGTCGCGCAGATCGGTAAACCGCTGGAACTGTATCACTACCCGGCAGACCGCTTTGTCGCGGGCTTTATTGGTTCGCCGAAGATGAACTTCCTGCCGGTGAAAGTCACCGCGACGGCCATCGACCAGGTACAGGTAGAACTACCGAACCGTCAACACGTCTGGCTGCCGGTCGACAGCCGTGATGTGCAGGTGGGCGTAAACATGTCGTTAGGTATCCGTCCTGAACACCTGCTGCCCAGTGATATCGCCGATGTCACGCTGGAAGGCGAGGTTCAGGTCGTCGAACAGCTTGGTCACGAAACACAGATTCATATCCAGATCCCCGCCATTCGTCAAAACCTGGTCTACCGCCAGAACGACGTGGTGTTGGTAGAAGAGGGCGCCACATTCGCTATTGGCCTGCCGCCAGAACGTTGTCATCTGTTCCGTGAAGATGGCACCGCATGTCGTCGGCTGCATAAAGAGCCAGGCGTTTAAGGTGTCCCATTAAAAAAAAGCGCAAAACCCTACGGTGAAGCGTTCAAAGAAAAGCAATGATCTCAGGAGATAGAATGATGATTACTCTGCGCAAACTCCCCCTGGCGGTTGCCGTCGCAGCAGGCATTATGTCTGTTCAGGCAATGGCAGTGGATTTCCATGGTTATGCTCGTTCCGGTATCGGCTGGACGGGTAGTGGCGGTGAACAACAATGTTTCCAGGCAACAGGCGCTCAAAGTAAATACCGTCTTGGTAACGAATGTGAAACCTATGCGGAACTGAAACTGGGCCAGGAAGTGTGGAAAGAGGGTGATAAGAGCTTCTATTTTGACACCAACGTTGCCTACTCGGTAGCACAGCAGAATGACTGGGAAGCCACTGACCCGGCATTTCGTGAAGCTAACGTACAGGGTAAAAACCTGATCGACTGGCTGCCGGGCTCCACTATCTGGGCGGGTAAGCGTTTCTATCAGCGTCATGACGTTCACATGATCGACTTCTACTACTGGGATATTTCAGGTCCTGGTGCCGGTATCGAAAATATCGATCTGGGCTTCGGCAAACTGTCTCTGGCCGCAACCCGCTCACAGGAAGCGGGCGGTTCTTACATTTTCAGCAGCAACGATATCTATAACCGATATAAAGACACGGCTAACGACGTCTTTGATGTGCGTTTAGCCGGTCTGGAAACCAACCCGGACGGCGTGCTGGAGCTGGGTGTTGACTACGGTCGCGCGAACAAAACCGACGGCTACAGCTATGCCGATGGCGCAACCAAAGACGGCTGGATGTTCACCGCTGAACATACCCAGAGCATGCTGAAAGGCTACAACAAGTTTGTCGTTCAGTACGCGACTGATGCAATGACCACCCAGGGTAAAGGGATCCCACAGGGCTCCTTCACGGGTAATAGCTACAACCCTGATACTGAAATCGGCGTAGTTAATAACGAAATCAAC
The DNA window shown above is from Citrobacter farmeri and carries:
- the malE gene encoding maltose/maltodextrin ABC transporter substrate-binding protein MalE → MKIKTGARVFALSALAAMMISAPALAKIEEGKLVIWINGDKGYNGLAEVGKKFEKDTGIKVTIEHPDKLEEKFPQVAATGDGPDIIFWAHDRFGGYAQSGLLAEITPEKTFQDKLYPFTWDAVRYNGKLIAYPIAVEALSLIYNKDLVPNPPKTWEEIPALDKELKAKGKSALMFNLQEPYFTWPLIAADGGYAFKFENGKYDVKDVGVDSAGAKAGLGFLVDLIKNKHINADTDYSIAEAAFNKGDTAMTINGPWAWSNIDKSKVNYGVTLLPTFKGKPSKPFVGVLSAGINAASPNKELAKEFLENYLLTDQGLEEVNKDKPLGAVALKSYQEQLAKDPRIAATMDNAQKGEIMPNIPQMSAFWYAVRTAVINAASGRQTVDAALKDAQGRITK
- a CDS encoding maltoporin — translated: MMITLRKLPLAVAVAAGIMSVQAMAVDFHGYARSGIGWTGSGGEQQCFQATGAQSKYRLGNECETYAELKLGQEVWKEGDKSFYFDTNVAYSVAQQNDWEATDPAFREANVQGKNLIDWLPGSTIWAGKRFYQRHDVHMIDFYYWDISGPGAGIENIDLGFGKLSLAATRSQEAGGSYIFSSNDIYNRYKDTANDVFDVRLAGLETNPDGVLELGVDYGRANKTDGYSYADGATKDGWMFTAEHTQSMLKGYNKFVVQYATDAMTTQGKGIPQGSFTGNSYNPDTEIGVVNNEINNNGSLVRILDHGAISLGDRWDLMYVGMYQDIDRDDDNGTRWWTVGVRPMFKWTPIMSTLMEVGYDNVKSQRTNDTNNQYKITLAQQWQAGDSIWSRPAIRVFATYAKWDEKWGYDNGIAYKDTSAHTFSRGDNDEWSFGAQMEIWW
- the malF gene encoding maltose ABC transporter permease MalF, which translates into the protein MDVIKKKHWWQSDTLKWSAIGLLGLLVGYLVVLMYAQGEYLFAIMTLILSSAGLYIFANRKTYAWRYVYPGMAGMGLFVLFPLICTIAIAFTNYSSTNQLTFERAQQVLMDRSYQAGKTYNFGLYPTGEEWQLALTDGETGKNYLSDAFTFGGEQKLALKETNALPEGERATLRIITQNRQALNQITAVLPDDSKVIMSSLRQFSGTQPLYALADDGMLTNNQSGVKYRPNNDIGYYQSINADGNWGDEKLSPGYTVTIGWDNFTRVFTDEGIQKPFFAIFVWTVVFSVLTVLLTVAVGMVLACLVQWESLKGKAIYRVLLILPYAVPSFISILIFKGLFNQSFGEINMMLSALFGIKPAWFSDPTTARSMIIIVNTWLGYPYMMILCMGLLKAIPDDLYEASAMDGAGPFQNFFKITLPLLIKPLTPLMIASFAFNFNNFVLIQLLTNGGPDRLGTTTPAGYTDLLVSYTYRIAFEGGGGQDFGLAAAIATLIFLLVGALAIVNLKATRMKFD
- the malK gene encoding maltose/maltodextrin ABC transporter ATP-binding protein MalK → MASVQLRNVTKAWGDVVVSKDINLDIHEGEFVVFVGPSGCGKSTLLRMIAGLETITSGDLYIGETRMNDIPPAERGVGMVFQSYALYPHLSVAENMSFGLKLAGAKKEVMNQRVNQVAEVLQLAHLLERKPKALSGGQRQRVAIGRTLVAEPRVFLLDEPLSNLDAALRVQMRIEISRLHKRLGRTMIYVTHDQVEAMTLADKIVVLDAGRVAQIGKPLELYHYPADRFVAGFIGSPKMNFLPVKVTATAIDQVQVELPNRQHVWLPVDSRDVQVGVNMSLGIRPEHLLPSDIADVTLEGEVQVVEQLGHETQIHIQIPAIRQNLVYRQNDVVLVEEGATFAIGLPPERCHLFREDGTACRRLHKEPGV